In Flavobacterium sp. N1736, the following are encoded in one genomic region:
- a CDS encoding GntP family permease, producing MSILILTACIAFLIIQIAWFKLNPFIAFIITALLAGLFLGLPINTLSQTVQKGLGEMLGSITLIIVFGTCIGKLTVSSGAANIIAKTVMGWTGEKYVRLGLMITGFIVGIPLFYSVGFVLLVPLIFSVAHQFKLSKVYLGIPMLASLSVAHGFLPPHPSPMALSSILNADIGLVLVYGIIIAIPTIFIAGLLFSNLLKNIKTESDHEILNVEEVANEGKLPSFSVSLFSALFPVFGLTITSILPLLSDNETLINICKTVGEPSMIMLISLLICTYTLGIRMNRSLTSVMDDYAIAIKDVALIVLIVGGAGSLKEVMIVSGVNETIVAALTQINIHPYLLAWIMAAIIRVCVGSATAAGLMTASVLLPLLQANSLDPNLLVLSVGAGSLMCSHVNDPSFWMFKEYFNISLKDTFKSWTVMESLVSVLGIVFVFILNSIIH from the coding sequence ATGAGCATATTAATTCTTACGGCATGCATTGCATTTTTAATCATTCAAATCGCCTGGTTTAAACTCAATCCGTTTATTGCCTTTATCATAACAGCTTTACTGGCAGGTCTTTTTTTAGGTCTGCCAATAAACACCTTATCGCAAACGGTGCAAAAAGGTTTAGGCGAAATGTTAGGTTCAATTACGCTGATTATCGTTTTTGGAACCTGCATTGGTAAACTTACGGTTTCATCCGGCGCAGCCAATATTATTGCCAAAACAGTTATGGGATGGACGGGCGAAAAATATGTCCGCTTAGGCTTAATGATTACCGGATTTATTGTTGGGATACCGCTATTTTATAGTGTTGGATTTGTTTTGTTAGTACCTTTAATCTTTTCAGTAGCCCATCAATTTAAACTTTCAAAAGTATATTTGGGAATCCCTATGCTTGCGTCACTTTCAGTTGCGCACGGTTTTTTGCCTCCACATCCGTCTCCAATGGCGTTAAGCAGTATTTTAAATGCTGATATTGGTCTTGTTTTAGTGTACGGAATCATCATTGCCATACCAACCATTTTTATTGCAGGTTTGTTATTTTCGAATTTGCTCAAAAACATCAAAACCGAATCTGATCATGAAATTTTAAATGTTGAAGAAGTAGCAAACGAAGGAAAATTGCCGAGTTTCTCCGTTAGTTTATTTTCAGCCTTGTTTCCGGTTTTCGGTTTAACCATAACTTCAATATTGCCGTTACTTTCAGACAATGAAACACTAATAAATATTTGCAAAACCGTTGGTGAACCAAGCATGATTATGCTGATTTCACTTCTTATTTGCACGTACACTTTAGGAATCAGAATGAACCGAAGCCTGACTTCTGTAATGGATGATTATGCCATTGCCATAAAAGATGTCGCACTGATTGTTTTAATTGTTGGCGGTGCCGGAAGTTTAAAAGAAGTGATGATCGTAAGCGGCGTAAACGAAACCATCGTGGCAGCTTTAACCCAAATCAACATTCATCCGTATTTACTGGCGTGGATTATGGCGGCAATTATCAGAGTTTGTGTAGGTTCTGCAACTGCGGCAGGATTAATGACTGCCAGCGTTTTATTACCTTTGTTGCAAGCTAATAGTCTTGACCCCAATCTGTTAGTTTTATCTGTTGGAGCAGGAAGTTTGATGTGCTCGCATGTAAACGATCCAAGTTTTTGGATGTTCAAAGAATATTTTAATATCAGCCTGAAAGATACTTTTAAATCATGGACCGTAATGGAATCCCTGGTATCTGTTTTAGGAATTGTTTTCGTTTTTATTTTAAACTCAATTATACATTAA
- a CDS encoding SusD/RagB family nutrient-binding outer membrane lipoprotein, whose protein sequence is MKKITILYITGVLLASMTSCTKDFEEINTNPNVVENPNANFIFSKSILDGLNNNYFFTNILECGGMLQHYATYKEASGVGDKYLSNEVYFSAYFNQAYPTALSETEIVIDAVKDNANDSNKLNITRIWKVYLYHRITDLYGDIPYSEAAKANSTQIFLPKYDTQEFIYKDLLKELDEAALALDATKPSFGGADFIYNGDVAKWKKFSYSLMLRLGMRLSKVDPTLAQTWVNKAIAGGVILNTADNAIMKYTDGPNDFNRNPSGFDSRKQDFSAGSYGQRNVEGGKLSKTFIDLLQATADPRISVYAGVWEGTVQNTSLAAQKGFPNGIKIAPTPIEQATYSEPNQSTVFKYDAPLMILSNAETNLLLAEAAARGWYAGETDQALYEKGVKASFLNMGIYGTAYTIADATPYLTLNPFNAAGSFEDKMNQIHTQMWIALFVDEQEVYANWRRTGYPVLVPVNFPGNVTNGTIPRRFKYPTSEYSVNSANLAEAVKRQGEDNFTTRIWWDK, encoded by the coding sequence ATGAAAAAGATAACCATTCTATATATAACAGGCGTACTTTTAGCAAGTATGACAAGCTGTACCAAAGACTTTGAAGAAATAAATACAAACCCGAATGTTGTTGAAAATCCAAACGCAAATTTCATTTTCAGTAAATCAATTTTAGACGGTTTAAACAATAATTATTTTTTTACCAATATTCTGGAATGCGGCGGAATGCTGCAGCATTATGCCACTTACAAAGAAGCATCGGGAGTTGGAGATAAATATTTAAGCAACGAAGTTTATTTTTCGGCTTACTTTAATCAGGCTTATCCAACGGCATTAAGTGAAACCGAAATTGTAATCGATGCGGTAAAAGACAACGCAAACGACAGCAACAAATTAAATATTACCAGAATCTGGAAAGTGTATTTGTATCACAGAATTACAGATTTATACGGAGATATTCCGTACTCTGAAGCTGCAAAAGCAAACAGCACACAAATTTTTCTTCCAAAATATGATACTCAGGAATTCATCTACAAAGATTTATTGAAAGAACTGGATGAAGCTGCTTTGGCATTAGACGCAACGAAACCAAGTTTTGGCGGTGCCGATTTTATCTATAATGGCGATGTCGCAAAATGGAAAAAATTCTCATATTCGTTAATGCTTCGTTTAGGAATGAGGCTGTCTAAAGTTGATCCGACATTGGCACAAACCTGGGTTAACAAAGCAATTGCCGGAGGCGTAATTCTGAATACGGCAGATAATGCAATTATGAAATATACGGATGGACCGAATGACTTTAACAGAAATCCTTCAGGCTTTGATTCGAGAAAACAAGATTTTTCCGCAGGATCTTATGGCCAGAGAAATGTGGAAGGCGGAAAATTATCCAAAACATTTATTGATCTCTTACAAGCAACAGCCGATCCAAGAATTAGCGTTTACGCCGGAGTTTGGGAAGGAACAGTTCAAAACACAAGTCTTGCGGCACAAAAAGGTTTTCCTAACGGAATAAAAATAGCGCCAACACCAATAGAACAAGCCACTTATTCTGAACCAAATCAAAGTACCGTTTTTAAATACGATGCGCCGCTTATGATTTTAAGCAATGCCGAAACCAATTTATTATTGGCAGAAGCCGCTGCAAGAGGCTGGTACGCTGGCGAAACTGATCAGGCTCTATATGAAAAAGGAGTAAAAGCTTCTTTTTTAAACATGGGAATTTACGGAACAGCGTATACCATTGCAGATGCAACGCCATATTTAACCCTGAATCCATTTAATGCAGCCGGATCTTTTGAAGATAAAATGAATCAGATTCATACTCAAATGTGGATTGCCCTTTTTGTAGACGAGCAGGAAGTTTATGCTAATTGGAGAAGAACAGGATATCCGGTTTTAGTTCCTGTAAACTTTCCGGGCAATGTTACAAACGGCACAATTCCAAGACGTTTCAAATATCCAACCAGCGAATATTCAGTCAATTCCGCTAACTTAGCAGAAGCAGTTAAACGTCAGGGCGAAGATAATTTCACAACAAGAATCTGGTGGGATAAATAA
- a CDS encoding SusC/RagA family TonB-linked outer membrane protein: protein MKAKLISLVFIGGIIFSINAKEIAIKKHLFEQTSNQVEISGQILGQDDGMPIAGATIYAESNTKNATISDENGKFKLNVPENEAHIIISYMGYETLSFALIKTTSLTIRLKPAENVLEQVLVTALGVKKSSKAIAYAVTELKGTEFTKAKETNIANALVGKIAGVNVSSTATGPNGSSRVVIRGNGSLNGNNQPMYVVNDLPIDNTQLNLPGIGNGAGATRINVDRGDGTSVINPDDIKTITVLKGGTAAALYGANAANGVILIQTKRGSAQPGIGVEYNTSFTFETPSIIPDWQYEYGSGAGGKKPTTQAEAIADGRWSWGAKMDGTDVIQFDGVARPYVAQKDNIKNFYKTGTTFINSIALSGGNEKATGRLSFSNMDNESILPNSGFNRKTLNIAGNVNLTDWLKFDVVTQYNLEKSENRPTVSDAEANANWGTYMIANTVDIRNLAPGYDANGVEEAWNPVAVATNPYFVVNKIKNHDTKNRFIGMVNVKLNFTRDLFLQGRIGQDYTDYDFFGYIPKTTLNNPVGYAQASKMKLSNLNSEAILNYTKKNIYKEFSLNALVGVNSRTTLRDETKVEGSNFVLDNFYALTNLSTLTYSYPYGKTKTNSVYGAVDLDYKNIVFLNFTGRQDWFSTLSAENNTVFYPSIGTSLIVSDMITMPQFISFAKLRTSWAQVGGATPDPYALNQSYSMIQGGHNGQQLQGPTSTRVPNSTLSPLTSTTFEIGTDLGFFNNRLNVDFAWYNRATTNDIVETTISTASGANTALLNLGKMRNKGVELLLTGKIINNKNFSWDATFNGSYNKNTVEALTDQLNSITMATSVNGYVTITSDVGRPYSIIKGYKPRVDANGNTVYNVSGGSATVAQGPLEELGQGVHPWGAGISNEFKYKNISFSFLIDGKFGGSLYSGTDLYGTRMGLTKLTLDGRETGLPISGVDTNGNPVNMVIAPENLRTYYDGLRNISSTFVYDASFIKLRQIILGYQLPIEKLKSLSKLQGVSVSFVARNLFILYKKTPNVDPESVFSAGNAQGVEQFGLPKTRSFGLSLNVKF, encoded by the coding sequence ATGAAAGCAAAGCTAATTTCATTAGTGTTTATCGGAGGAATCATCTTCTCTATAAACGCCAAAGAGATTGCAATAAAAAAGCATCTTTTTGAACAAACAAGCAATCAGGTTGAAATTTCAGGTCAAATCCTCGGTCAGGATGACGGAATGCCAATTGCCGGAGCTACAATTTATGCCGAAAGCAATACTAAAAATGCCACCATATCTGATGAGAACGGAAAATTTAAATTAAACGTTCCTGAAAACGAAGCTCATATTATTATTTCCTACATGGGTTACGAAACTTTATCATTTGCCTTAATTAAAACTACAAGTTTAACCATCAGATTAAAACCTGCAGAAAATGTTTTAGAACAGGTTTTGGTAACGGCACTTGGGGTTAAAAAAAGCAGTAAAGCAATTGCATACGCCGTAACAGAACTTAAAGGAACAGAATTTACAAAAGCAAAAGAAACCAATATCGCCAATGCATTAGTTGGAAAAATTGCCGGTGTAAATGTAAGCAGCACCGCAACGGGACCAAACGGTTCAAGCAGGGTTGTTATTCGTGGAAATGGTTCGTTAAACGGAAATAACCAGCCTATGTATGTGGTAAATGATTTGCCCATTGATAATACGCAATTGAATTTACCGGGAATTGGAAACGGCGCGGGAGCAACAAGAATAAATGTCGATCGGGGCGATGGAACTTCAGTCATAAATCCTGACGATATTAAAACTATTACGGTTTTGAAAGGCGGAACTGCTGCCGCTCTTTATGGCGCAAATGCTGCAAATGGAGTAATTTTGATTCAGACGAAAAGAGGTTCAGCGCAACCAGGAATAGGCGTTGAATACAATACTTCGTTTACTTTTGAAACGCCGTCGATTATTCCGGATTGGCAATATGAATACGGTTCCGGAGCGGGAGGAAAAAAGCCAACAACACAAGCCGAAGCTATTGCTGACGGACGCTGGTCGTGGGGTGCAAAAATGGACGGAACTGATGTTATTCAGTTTGACGGAGTTGCAAGACCTTATGTAGCGCAAAAAGATAATATCAAGAATTTCTACAAAACGGGAACTACTTTTATCAATTCGATCGCTTTATCAGGCGGAAATGAAAAAGCAACCGGACGTCTTTCGTTTTCGAATATGGATAATGAAAGCATTTTGCCAAACTCCGGTTTTAACCGCAAAACTTTAAATATTGCCGGAAATGTGAATTTAACGGACTGGCTAAAATTTGATGTCGTTACCCAATATAATTTAGAAAAATCAGAAAACAGACCTACCGTTTCTGATGCGGAAGCAAATGCCAACTGGGGAACTTACATGATTGCAAACACTGTCGACATTAGAAACCTTGCCCCGGGTTATGATGCAAATGGTGTTGAGGAAGCATGGAACCCGGTTGCCGTTGCTACAAACCCGTATTTTGTGGTGAATAAAATTAAAAACCACGATACTAAAAATCGGTTTATCGGAATGGTTAATGTAAAATTGAATTTTACCCGCGACTTATTCCTTCAGGGAAGAATTGGTCAGGATTATACGGATTATGATTTCTTCGGATACATTCCAAAAACAACTTTAAATAATCCGGTTGGATATGCGCAGGCTTCAAAAATGAAATTATCAAACCTAAATTCTGAAGCGATTCTTAATTATACCAAGAAAAATATTTACAAAGAATTCTCTTTAAATGCTTTGGTTGGCGTTAATTCAAGAACGACGCTTAGAGACGAAACTAAAGTCGAAGGATCAAATTTTGTATTGGATAATTTTTATGCTTTAACCAACTTATCGACGTTGACATATAGTTATCCGTACGGAAAAACAAAAACAAACTCTGTTTACGGAGCTGTAGATTTAGATTATAAAAATATTGTTTTCTTAAACTTTACAGGTCGTCAGGATTGGTTTTCGACTTTATCCGCAGAAAATAATACTGTGTTTTATCCGTCTATCGGGACAAGTTTGATTGTTTCGGATATGATAACAATGCCTCAATTTATTTCATTTGCAAAACTTAGAACTTCCTGGGCTCAGGTTGGTGGCGCAACTCCGGATCCGTACGCATTAAATCAATCTTATTCTATGATTCAGGGCGGACATAATGGTCAGCAATTGCAAGGTCCAACAAGTACAAGAGTTCCAAATTCGACTTTAAGCCCGTTAACATCAACAACATTTGAGATTGGAACTGATTTAGGATTTTTCAATAATCGTTTAAATGTTGATTTTGCATGGTACAATCGTGCCACTACAAATGATATTGTTGAAACGACAATTTCTACCGCTTCAGGAGCAAACACTGCTTTACTGAATCTTGGAAAAATGAGAAATAAAGGTGTCGAACTTTTACTTACCGGAAAAATCATCAACAATAAAAACTTTTCATGGGATGCTACTTTCAACGGATCCTACAATAAAAATACCGTTGAAGCACTTACAGATCAGCTAAACTCGATTACAATGGCAACTTCTGTAAACGGATATGTAACCATTACCAGCGATGTTGGGCGCCCATACAGTATTATAAAAGGATACAAACCGCGTGTTGACGCAAACGGAAACACTGTTTATAATGTAAGTGGCGGTTCTGCAACCGTAGCGCAAGGTCCGCTTGAAGAATTAGGACAGGGGGTTCATCCTTGGGGAGCCGGAATTAGCAATGAATTCAAATACAAAAATATCTCATTCAGCTTTTTAATCGACGGGAAATTCGGCGGAAGCTTATACTCCGGAACTGATTTATACGGAACTCGTATGGGTTTAACCAAACTTACGCTTGATGGTCGTGAAACAGGATTACCAATTTCTGGTGTTGACACAAACGGAAATCCGGTAAATATGGTTATTGCTCCGGAAAACCTTAGAACGTATTATGATGGTTTAAGAAACATTTCATCAACTTTTGTTTACGATGCAAGTTTTATAAAACTAAGACAAATCATTTTGGGGTATCAATTGCCAATAGAAAAACTAAAATCATTGTCTAAACTTCAGGGTGTTTCGGTTTCATTCGTAGCCAGAAACTTATTCATTCTTTACAAGAAAACACCAAACGTAGATCCTGAATCTGTATTTAGCGCAGGAAATGCTCAGGGAGTAGAACAATTTGGATTACCTAAAACAAGAAGTTTCGGTTTAAGTTTAAACGTTAAATTCTAA
- a CDS encoding Ig-like domain-containing protein has protein sequence MLKNNFKYISLLLVLFMMSCAKRGSITGGLKDTLAPVLTSSSPKNYNTNFKGDRIVLNFDEYVKLKNLNKQLIISPPMKHEPIITPTNVSKVLTIRILDTLQPNTTYSFNFGQSITDNNEANPMNQFKYIFSTGPYIDSLSIGGIIKDSYEKNVDNFVSVMLYEANDKYKDSVVYKEYPRYITNTLDSLRTFKLENLKAGKYLLVALKDKGANNKFNPKDDKIGFIKHFITVPNDTLFELELFKETLPLKTLKPIQASGNRLLLPYEGKQNFKLSKPTIVLKHNNEIVETVVTQFPKKDSLQVWYKPLKADSLSIEVTKDKYDKKFTFRVKDQKKDTLNITAAQNGVLNFRDRFTLESATPLVKFDKSKMKLINKDSLAVDFTTEYNELEQKLYFDFKKEPLEKYHFTFLPGALTDFFDKTNDTLAYKLTTREYADYGNLILNLKNVKRFPIIVEITNKKGDIVLASDYSEGNTKIQFDLLQPDSFTLRVIYDDNKNKIYDSGNFLSKTYAEEVFYYQKEIDVRTNWDVDETIDLSIPYNPEIEKKETDKKRKEDQKKKKAF, from the coding sequence ATGTTGAAAAACAACTTCAAATATATTTCACTTCTACTTGTATTGTTCATGATGAGCTGCGCCAAAAGAGGCAGCATTACCGGCGGGTTAAAAGATACTTTAGCGCCTGTATTGACTTCGAGTTCGCCAAAAAACTATAACACTAATTTTAAAGGAGATCGAATCGTATTAAATTTTGATGAATACGTAAAGCTTAAAAACCTCAACAAACAGCTTATTATTTCACCTCCAATGAAACATGAGCCTATTATCACACCAACAAATGTGAGTAAGGTTCTGACTATTCGAATTCTGGATACTTTACAGCCAAATACGACGTACAGTTTTAATTTCGGACAAAGTATTACGGATAATAATGAGGCAAATCCGATGAATCAGTTTAAATATATTTTCTCAACCGGACCATATATTGACTCGCTTTCAATTGGCGGAATTATAAAAGATTCTTATGAAAAAAATGTCGATAATTTTGTTTCTGTTATGTTGTATGAAGCAAATGACAAATACAAAGATTCTGTTGTTTACAAAGAATATCCAAGATATATCACGAACACGTTAGATAGTTTGAGAACATTTAAACTTGAAAATCTAAAAGCAGGAAAATATCTTTTGGTAGCCCTGAAAGATAAAGGTGCCAATAATAAATTTAATCCTAAAGACGATAAAATTGGATTTATCAAGCACTTTATTACCGTACCAAACGACACTCTTTTTGAGTTGGAATTGTTTAAAGAAACATTGCCTTTAAAAACGCTAAAACCAATACAAGCTTCAGGAAACAGATTGCTTCTTCCGTATGAAGGAAAACAGAATTTTAAACTTTCAAAACCTACAATTGTTCTTAAACACAATAACGAAATTGTAGAAACTGTTGTAACGCAATTTCCTAAAAAAGATTCTTTGCAAGTTTGGTATAAACCTTTAAAAGCAGATTCATTATCAATTGAAGTTACGAAAGATAAGTATGATAAAAAATTTACTTTTAGAGTTAAGGATCAAAAGAAAGACACTTTAAACATTACGGCTGCGCAAAACGGCGTACTTAATTTTAGAGACAGATTTACGTTAGAATCTGCAACGCCTTTGGTAAAATTCGATAAGTCGAAAATGAAATTAATCAACAAGGATTCTCTTGCCGTAGATTTCACGACAGAATACAATGAATTGGAACAAAAACTATATTTTGACTTTAAGAAAGAGCCTTTAGAAAAATATCATTTTACTTTTCTACCGGGCGCTCTGACTGATTTTTTCGATAAAACAAACGATACTTTAGCCTATAAATTAACGACGAGGGAATATGCTGATTATGGGAATTTAATTTTGAATTTAAAGAATGTAAAACGATTCCCGATTATTGTTGAAATAACGAATAAAAAAGGAGATATTGTACTTGCCAGCGACTATTCTGAAGGCAATACAAAAATTCAGTTTGATTTATTACAGCCCGATTCATTTACTTTGCGGGTAATCTATGATGACAATAAAAACAAGATCTACGATTCAGGAAATTTCCTGTCGAAAACGTATGCCGAGGAAGTTTTTTATTATCAAAAAGAAATTGACGTTCGAACGAATTGGGATGTTGACGAAACTATTGATTTAAGCATTCCGTATAATCCCGAAATCGAGAAAAAAGAAACGGACAAGAAAAGAAAAGAAGATCAGAAAAAGAAAAAAGCTTTCTAG
- a CDS encoding nitrilase family protein translates to MKIALIQSDLYWEEASKNRIAFESKINQIDSEVNLIVLPEMFSTGFTMNALAVAETMKEETVLWMQKMAKEKNCAITGSLIIAENNAFYNRMLFVFPSGEIQYYNKRHLFTLAGEDKTYTAGTEKVIVDYLGWKICLQVCYDLRFPVFARNVGHYDLLLYIASWPKVRTNAWDILLKARAVENLSYVVGVNRIGFDANDYEYIGHSQAVDFLGHYIVEPQETEDVFVVELDKNVMLETRKKLDFLSDKDNFEIKI, encoded by the coding sequence ATGAAAATCGCACTTATACAATCAGATCTATATTGGGAAGAAGCTTCTAAAAACAGAATTGCTTTTGAATCGAAAATAAATCAAATCGATTCTGAAGTTAATTTGATCGTGCTGCCCGAAATGTTTTCTACAGGATTCACTATGAATGCTTTGGCTGTAGCCGAAACCATGAAAGAGGAAACAGTTTTGTGGATGCAAAAAATGGCAAAAGAGAAAAATTGTGCCATTACAGGAAGTTTGATTATTGCCGAAAACAATGCGTTTTATAACCGAATGCTGTTTGTTTTTCCTTCCGGAGAAATTCAATATTATAACAAAAGACATTTGTTTACGCTTGCGGGCGAAGACAAAACCTATACTGCCGGAACAGAAAAAGTGATAGTAGATTATTTAGGCTGGAAAATTTGCCTGCAGGTTTGCTACGATTTAAGATTTCCGGTTTTTGCCAGAAATGTAGGACATTATGATTTGCTCCTATATATTGCCAGCTGGCCAAAAGTGCGCACAAATGCGTGGGATATTTTACTAAAAGCACGCGCTGTCGAAAACCTGAGTTATGTTGTTGGTGTAAACAGAATAGGTTTTGATGCGAATGATTATGAATATATCGGGCATTCGCAAGCGGTTGATTTTTTAGGACATTATATCGTTGAACCACAAGAAACAGAAGATGTTTTTGTGGTCGAATTAGATAAAAATGTAATGTTGGAAACCCGAAAAAAACTTGATTTTTTAAGCGATAAAGACAATTTCGAAATTAAAATCTAG